In Halobacteriovorax sp. HLS, one DNA window encodes the following:
- a CDS encoding phytanoyl-CoA dioxygenase family protein, translated as MQKVFDDIEKERIFKSQGYSQKMSIGDDELQKLRELIEAQFFSVIEEEYPEKLDSFSRNGLALYHELSYEIDHSATWPKKTRCLLQPACETIKKLPFWKQLENDFGPFLLGRVVYEKDIEWDRDEMYWRIVRPNEPTDVGTLHADKWFHDTMKIRERVFPQGAHALKVWIPIYCEPGKNGLAIVPNSHKDPSKWQYKSVEIENTSKPRLLCDESLVETELLNTPAGNIVIFNQDLVHVGALNSASTTRISLEITMIV; from the coding sequence ATGCAAAAAGTATTTGATGACATTGAAAAAGAAAGAATTTTTAAGTCACAGGGTTATTCTCAAAAAATGTCCATTGGTGATGATGAGCTTCAAAAACTTAGAGAACTTATTGAAGCTCAGTTCTTCTCTGTAATTGAAGAAGAGTACCCTGAAAAGTTAGATTCCTTTAGTCGAAACGGTCTTGCTCTCTATCATGAGTTATCTTATGAGATTGACCACTCAGCTACATGGCCAAAGAAAACTCGCTGTTTATTACAGCCAGCATGCGAAACTATTAAGAAGCTTCCTTTTTGGAAGCAATTAGAAAATGACTTTGGCCCTTTTTTGCTAGGTCGAGTCGTTTATGAAAAAGATATTGAGTGGGATCGTGATGAGATGTACTGGCGTATAGTAAGGCCTAATGAGCCTACTGATGTAGGAACACTACATGCTGATAAGTGGTTTCATGATACCATGAAGATACGCGAACGTGTTTTTCCGCAAGGGGCACATGCTTTAAAAGTATGGATTCCTATCTATTGTGAGCCTGGTAAAAATGGGCTGGCCATAGTACCTAATTCTCATAAGGACCCCTCAAAGTGGCAGTATAAATCTGTAGAGATAGAAAATACAAGTAAGCCGCGATTACTATGTGATGAGTCTTTAGTAGAGACCGAACTTTTGAATACTCCTGCTGGTAATATAGTAATTTTTAATCAAGACTTAGTTCATGTCGGTGCACTAAACTCAGCAAGTACTACCCGAATTAGTTTAGAAATTACAATGATAGTTTGA
- a CDS encoding DcaP family trimeric outer membrane transporter, giving the protein MDKFYSKSLVVYIAVLMMFQFSVSAKEDSSELIDDSFVGSWPMFGTDLRMKIGGYFKVDLIKDFDGTTDKDQFLISKIPVKGTPNSDNKGYFHFTVRETRFNFDIRNTKSDIKERVFLEMDFFDATNTSPRLRHAYIEYGNLVVGQTWTNLSELNSLPFMIDFAYGDALYGGRTKQIRWQDKINSKFKWAAAFEQITEAGIDNPYNLAGAAIAENPSVSARIDFSHSRGFNMLGASVSEISWDGQGTGKDASIFQWSAVFAGRQYFLEKRTFSTWNISYGDGTAANVIALAGSNANAVLKSDGTLATNKVVSVSLGQGYTISETLSANLAYAWTELTKSTHRSANSMIGGSVLHINLVKQLSKRAKTGLEYMWGERKNNDGKKGDANRIQTMLMYNF; this is encoded by the coding sequence ATGGATAAATTTTATTCGAAATCACTTGTCGTATATATTGCTGTACTTATGATGTTTCAGTTTTCAGTTAGTGCCAAAGAAGATTCTTCTGAATTAATTGATGATAGCTTTGTGGGATCTTGGCCAATGTTTGGAACTGATCTAAGAATGAAAATTGGCGGTTACTTTAAAGTTGATCTAATTAAAGACTTTGATGGAACGACTGATAAAGATCAATTCTTAATTAGTAAAATCCCAGTAAAGGGAACTCCTAACTCTGATAATAAAGGATACTTTCATTTCACAGTCAGAGAAACCCGTTTTAACTTCGATATTAGAAATACTAAAAGTGACATAAAAGAAAGAGTGTTTCTTGAGATGGACTTTTTTGATGCAACTAATACTTCTCCACGCCTTAGACATGCATATATTGAATACGGTAATTTAGTTGTGGGACAAACTTGGACAAACTTAAGTGAGCTTAACTCCCTTCCTTTTATGATTGATTTTGCTTATGGGGATGCACTCTACGGTGGAAGAACAAAGCAAATTCGCTGGCAAGATAAAATTAATAGTAAGTTTAAATGGGCCGCTGCTTTTGAACAAATTACCGAAGCAGGAATCGATAATCCTTATAATTTAGCAGGAGCCGCAATTGCTGAGAACCCTTCAGTATCTGCTAGAATAGACTTTAGTCACTCGAGAGGATTTAATATGCTTGGAGCTTCTGTTTCTGAGATTTCTTGGGATGGACAGGGGACTGGTAAAGACGCTTCAATTTTTCAATGGTCAGCTGTATTTGCAGGTAGACAGTACTTTCTTGAGAAGAGAACTTTTTCTACGTGGAATATCTCATATGGAGACGGAACTGCTGCTAATGTAATTGCGCTAGCAGGTAGTAATGCGAACGCAGTTTTAAAGAGTGATGGTACGTTAGCGACAAACAAGGTTGTTAGTGTCTCTCTTGGTCAAGGCTATACAATTAGTGAGACTCTCTCGGCCAACCTAGCATACGCCTGGACTGAGTTAACGAAGTCAACTCATAGAAGTGCTAACTCTATGATAGGTGGATCAGTTCTTCACATCAACTTAGTCAAGCAACTTTCTAAGAGGGCTAAAACTGGTTTAGAGTATATGTGGGGAGAAAGAAAGAATAACGATGGTAAAAAGGGTGATGCTAATAGAATTCAGACAATGCTTATGTATAACTTTTAG
- a CDS encoding LysR family transcriptional regulator, translating into MRTELNFNHLEVFLALAKSLSFSKAAKDLGIAQPAISKQIKSFEESLQTQLFLREAKKVFLTKRGAELYKSMGPVFGNINREFVEFRKASDELSGIIRIGCLQEVGERLIFPFIVKFMKKHPSVRVELKYIKTFEIIDLLKAGELDFGIIAKSIDLESIRTYKILEERISLVCSSKWRPQSIKTFNELPMIKYRDDDVLLDMYLKKTAPHIRHGKLYTTLAVNSHKSMLTALQSIPSMAVLPELSLRVELKKGSIVKLRKEPLVTDLYLAQTAYDFPDRVNDSFRTYLIKELKSLVQ; encoded by the coding sequence ATGAGAACTGAACTTAATTTCAATCACTTAGAAGTTTTTTTGGCCCTAGCTAAGAGCCTAAGCTTCTCTAAAGCAGCAAAAGATCTTGGTATCGCTCAACCTGCAATCTCTAAGCAGATTAAATCATTTGAAGAATCGCTTCAAACACAACTCTTTTTAAGAGAAGCCAAGAAGGTATTTTTAACTAAACGAGGAGCTGAGCTTTACAAGTCAATGGGGCCCGTTTTTGGTAATATTAACAGAGAGTTTGTAGAGTTTAGAAAGGCTTCAGATGAACTCTCTGGAATAATTAGAATAGGTTGTCTTCAAGAAGTTGGAGAGAGATTGATCTTTCCTTTTATAGTTAAGTTTATGAAAAAACACCCTAGTGTTAGGGTTGAGCTCAAATATATTAAGACATTTGAGATAATTGATTTACTTAAAGCAGGAGAGCTCGATTTTGGTATCATCGCTAAGTCTATTGATCTAGAGAGTATTCGAACTTACAAAATCTTAGAGGAAAGAATTTCTCTTGTGTGCTCGTCTAAATGGCGACCACAATCAATAAAGACTTTTAATGAGTTACCCATGATTAAGTACAGAGATGATGACGTACTATTAGATATGTACCTAAAGAAAACAGCGCCTCATATTCGCCATGGAAAATTATATACAACTCTAGCAGTGAATTCCCATAAGAGTATGCTAACGGCATTACAATCAATTCCTTCTATGGCCGTGCTACCCGAACTAAGTCTTCGAGTTGAACTTAAAAAAGGAAGTATTGTGAAACTAAGAAAAGAACCTCTTGTTACTGACTTATATCTGGCCCAAACAGCTTATGATTTTCCTGATAGGGTAAATGACTCTTTTAGGACATATCTCATTAAAGAGTTGAAGTCACTTGTTCAGTAA
- a CDS encoding Fic family protein — translation MINSKLKFLYRALNNEELDTLSTKLIELDSLRSNISLTPELLARLNLHRVVASSTLKRKGELEKWDDANKFVFSKIGHQLDFHLITQVNECLTEKSGIRTTEVFGAGLMYLKKEFLQDEINNFEKILSMRNNIHPIEFALKVYIWIVSTHPFTNGNGRTARLIADKILLESNYLPLCFADSRSGHCAYFEELDNDDLCLKINSFFKGLIRSYCL, via the coding sequence TTGATTAATTCTAAGTTAAAATTTCTATATCGGGCCCTTAATAACGAGGAGCTCGATACTTTAAGTACAAAATTAATAGAATTGGATTCACTACGATCTAATATAAGTCTCACACCTGAGCTACTAGCAAGGTTAAATCTGCATAGAGTTGTCGCCTCATCTACTTTAAAGAGAAAAGGTGAATTGGAAAAATGGGATGATGCTAATAAATTTGTTTTTTCAAAGATCGGTCATCAATTAGATTTTCATTTAATAACTCAAGTAAATGAGTGCTTAACAGAAAAATCTGGCATTAGAACAACAGAAGTGTTCGGTGCAGGACTAATGTATTTAAAAAAAGAGTTCCTTCAAGATGAAATTAATAACTTTGAAAAGATTCTATCTATGAGAAACAACATTCACCCTATTGAATTTGCACTTAAAGTTTACATTTGGATTGTTTCAACTCATCCATTTACAAATGGAAATGGTAGAACAGCAAGACTTATTGCAGATAAAATTCTTTTAGAAAGTAACTATCTCCCTCTATGCTTTGCTGACTCTCGAAGCGGTCACTGTGCCTACTTCGAAGAATTAGATAATGACGATCTTTGTTTAAAAATAAACTCATTTTTCAAAGGGCTCATAAGAAGCTATTGCTTATAA
- a CDS encoding bacteriohemerythrin — MQFLEILDRKNLGAIVFYLLCMLGTYFFNQELNKSFYLMSILAVLPFIGISIKQKIQHRKMTKLFEDLERTGEVISGTSDQILNTTDELELGSVEQSESLHQTASALDEIFATAQKNTDHAKNATTEVSECVESTSKGRSAVEHLLKSFSTIKEGNEEFSSFISETNNKILQISEVINEINEKTKIINDIVFQTKLLSFNASVEAARAGEHGKGFSVVAEEVGNLANLSGRAANEISSMLEESITTVNNIVEENSSEIKLILEKGVTSIDGGQRAVEECKSSFESISRGVEGLRHLVQDISRASTEQTIGVEEITDAVRQLDQINQKTTLISGQAKQVAYSVSKESESLETLIESFRSIIPNISKVKSNDIDLFIWNDKLELNVAEMDKEHKILVDKINVLVTNLNSAQEGAIIASFNDLLDYTEIHFKDEEEYMKSISYPEYEAHKKIHKNLIQLLNKHGADLRIGTINKDKVVAFLKNWLVTHIMGVDMKYADHHATSVRS, encoded by the coding sequence ATGCAATTTCTAGAAATACTGGATAGAAAAAATCTTGGAGCGATTGTTTTCTACTTACTATGTATGCTTGGAACATACTTCTTTAATCAAGAATTAAATAAGAGCTTTTACTTAATGAGTATATTAGCAGTCTTGCCATTTATTGGAATAAGTATAAAACAAAAAATCCAACATAGAAAAATGACTAAATTATTTGAAGATCTAGAGAGAACAGGAGAGGTTATTAGCGGTACGAGCGATCAAATTCTCAATACTACTGATGAGCTAGAGCTTGGTTCTGTTGAACAGTCTGAGTCTCTTCATCAAACAGCGAGTGCTTTAGATGAAATATTTGCAACAGCCCAAAAAAATACTGATCATGCAAAGAATGCAACCACTGAAGTAAGCGAATGTGTTGAATCAACTTCAAAAGGCAGAAGTGCAGTTGAACACCTTCTTAAATCATTCTCAACAATCAAAGAGGGAAACGAGGAATTCAGCTCTTTTATCTCTGAAACAAATAACAAGATTTTGCAAATTAGCGAAGTGATAAACGAGATAAATGAGAAAACTAAAATTATTAACGACATTGTGTTTCAGACAAAACTGCTCTCCTTTAATGCCTCCGTTGAAGCGGCCAGAGCAGGCGAACACGGGAAAGGTTTTTCAGTTGTAGCTGAGGAAGTAGGAAATTTAGCAAACCTAAGTGGTAGGGCCGCAAATGAAATATCATCTATGCTTGAAGAATCTATAACAACGGTAAATAATATAGTTGAGGAAAACTCTAGCGAAATTAAATTAATATTAGAAAAAGGTGTAACAAGTATCGATGGGGGCCAAAGAGCTGTAGAAGAATGTAAATCATCTTTTGAAAGTATATCTCGAGGAGTTGAAGGTCTAAGACATTTAGTTCAAGACATATCTAGGGCCTCAACAGAGCAAACTATTGGCGTAGAAGAGATAACAGATGCAGTAAGACAACTTGATCAAATTAATCAAAAAACAACTCTCATCTCTGGGCAAGCAAAGCAAGTAGCTTATAGCGTCTCCAAAGAATCAGAGTCTCTTGAAACTTTAATAGAAAGTTTCAGGTCAATTATTCCAAATATTTCAAAAGTTAAAAGTAACGATATCGATTTATTTATATGGAATGATAAACTTGAATTAAATGTAGCGGAAATGGATAAGGAACATAAAATTTTAGTAGATAAAATTAATGTTCTAGTTACCAATCTGAACTCAGCTCAAGAAGGAGCAATAATCGCAAGTTTTAATGATCTATTAGATTACACTGAGATACATTTTAAAGATGAAGAAGAATATATGAAAAGTATTAGCTACCCAGAGTATGAGGCCCATAAAAAAATTCACAAAAATCTAATTCAATTGCTAAATAAACATGGTGCAGACCTTCGAATTGGAACAATAAATAAAGATAAGGTCGTGGCATTCTTAAAAAATTGGCTTGTTACCCATATAATGGGAGTCGACATGAAATACGCAGACCATCATGCAACAAGTGTGAGATCATAA
- a CDS encoding glutathione S-transferase, translating to MITVHHLNNSRSQRILWLLEELGLAYEIKKYERDPITYLAPEELKQVHPLGKSPVITVDDIVIAESGAIIEFLIREYGKDGFKESSDKKLKQKLSYWLHFAEGSLMPPFVMKLVFDKIKNSPMPFFVKPVARMIANKVMTSFVGPNIKGNLDFIEAHLKKNDWFLGNEISAADIQMSFPLEAGMGRIENKNDYPSILKFVHKIQKRAAYIRALDKGGRYDYAQK from the coding sequence GTGATAACTGTGCACCACTTAAATAATTCAAGATCTCAGCGTATCCTATGGTTGCTGGAGGAGTTGGGATTAGCTTATGAAATTAAAAAGTACGAAAGAGATCCAATTACCTATTTAGCACCTGAAGAATTAAAGCAAGTACATCCTCTTGGGAAGTCTCCAGTAATTACTGTTGATGATATAGTTATTGCTGAGTCAGGGGCAATTATCGAGTTCTTAATCAGGGAATATGGTAAAGATGGTTTCAAGGAGTCTTCCGATAAAAAGCTAAAACAAAAGTTAAGTTATTGGCTACATTTTGCTGAAGGTTCTTTGATGCCTCCTTTTGTAATGAAGTTAGTATTTGATAAAATAAAAAACAGCCCTATGCCTTTTTTTGTAAAGCCTGTTGCTAGAATGATTGCTAATAAAGTCATGACTTCTTTTGTTGGTCCAAATATTAAAGGTAATTTAGATTTTATAGAGGCCCATTTAAAGAAAAATGACTGGTTTTTAGGAAATGAGATTAGTGCAGCAGATATCCAAATGAGTTTTCCGCTAGAAGCAGGTATGGGAAGGATTGAAAATAAAAATGATTACCCTTCTATTTTGAAATTTGTTCATAAAATACAAAAAAGAGCGGCATATATAAGAGCTCTGGATAAGGGGGGGAGATATGACTATGCTCAAAAATGA
- a CDS encoding SRPBCC family protein: protein MKFEHEITINASFDLVWDTIIDINNWSQWTPTVEYSSLDGDTFSLGSIATIKQPGTPASKWKVTAFSNRDSFTWDSAQLGVRMIASHEIRKIDESHTINILSLELKGFLTFLLWPILKRKIENILSAENEGLKLYCENQ from the coding sequence ATGAAATTTGAACATGAAATTACAATAAACGCTTCTTTTGATCTTGTTTGGGACACAATTATTGATATAAATAATTGGTCTCAATGGACACCAACTGTTGAGTATTCATCTTTAGATGGTGATACATTTTCTCTTGGTAGTATTGCTACTATAAAGCAGCCAGGTACTCCTGCTTCTAAATGGAAAGTTACGGCGTTCAGTAATAGAGATAGCTTTACCTGGGATTCTGCTCAGTTGGGAGTAAGGATGATAGCAAGTCATGAAATTCGAAAGATTGACGAGAGTCACACAATAAATATACTATCTTTAGAATTAAAAGGCTTTTTGACCTTTCTTCTTTGGCCTATTTTAAAAAGAAAAATCGAAAATATACTTTCAGCGGAAAATGAAGGTCTTAAACTATATTGTGAGAATCAATAG
- a CDS encoding phosphatidylserine/phosphatidylglycerophosphate/cardiolipin synthase family protein: MIKKIFKFFAIFFLSCLGGIYLSFVGFYKWEELQIENNEAIHKSISSHSTMSHRIIPLNEGPLSLAKRLEIIESAKNSIELEFFIYDLDFASQLITKALIKKAQEGVRVRMLIDFSLPVFKLKPIYASFLKERGVEVKYYNTSELYKIFSVQHRSHRKLLIVDDIKVITGGRNISNDYFNLSQNYNFLDSDIYLEGEISKSIRESFDVYWNSKLAEDSGLTSKVTNEELQKAKAFINISETDKALDENVNILKKDILKNEESFACNDITFVTDLPGVSLENRRVYKTLEVLLQKTEARVFAESPYFVLRKDGLDLLQKMDSRNINLTVLTNGLYSTDAYYTISALYNVLDDLENTKINLFSYNGKRPAIKYELPVENSTRWGTHSKRAIIDSDTFVIGTYNIDPRSANLNSELIIVCKGNVELVEHTMSDMSARVKNSLPIVQNEELFLDNLLVGSTFKQRVKFYTAIPFARLFDFLL, translated from the coding sequence ATGATTAAAAAAATATTTAAATTTTTTGCAATATTCTTTCTTAGTTGTTTGGGAGGTATATACTTAAGTTTTGTTGGATTCTACAAATGGGAAGAGTTACAAATTGAAAATAATGAAGCTATTCATAAATCAATTTCAAGTCACTCTACTATGTCTCACCGAATTATCCCGCTGAATGAAGGACCATTGTCTTTAGCTAAGCGGTTAGAGATTATTGAAAGCGCTAAGAATTCAATTGAATTAGAATTTTTCATCTATGACTTAGATTTTGCAAGTCAATTAATAACCAAGGCGTTGATTAAAAAAGCACAAGAAGGAGTAAGGGTAAGGATGTTAATAGATTTTTCCTTACCAGTTTTTAAGCTAAAACCTATTTATGCAAGCTTTTTAAAAGAGAGGGGAGTTGAAGTAAAGTATTACAATACTAGTGAGCTTTATAAAATATTCTCTGTTCAGCATAGAAGTCATAGGAAACTGTTAATTGTGGATGATATTAAAGTCATTACTGGTGGACGAAATATCTCGAATGACTATTTCAATTTATCTCAAAATTATAATTTTCTAGATTCGGATATTTATTTAGAGGGTGAGATTTCTAAAAGTATTAGAGAGAGTTTCGATGTTTATTGGAATTCTAAGCTTGCTGAAGATAGCGGCCTTACTTCGAAGGTCACAAATGAAGAACTACAAAAGGCAAAAGCTTTTATCAATATATCTGAAACTGATAAAGCTTTAGATGAAAATGTTAATATTTTAAAGAAAGATATATTAAAAAATGAAGAATCTTTTGCATGTAATGATATTACTTTTGTAACAGACCTTCCTGGCGTTAGTTTGGAAAATAGAAGAGTTTATAAAACTTTAGAAGTGTTGTTACAAAAAACTGAGGCAAGAGTTTTTGCTGAGAGTCCATATTTTGTATTACGAAAGGATGGTCTTGATCTTCTTCAAAAAATGGACTCTAGAAATATTAATCTAACTGTTTTAACAAACGGTCTGTACTCAACAGATGCTTATTATACAATTTCAGCTTTATATAATGTACTAGATGATTTAGAGAATACGAAAATTAACCTATTTTCTTATAATGGAAAAAGACCTGCAATTAAATATGAACTACCGGTCGAAAACTCTACTAGATGGGGAACTCATTCTAAAAGAGCAATCATTGATAGTGATACTTTTGTTATAGGTACCTATAATATAGACCCTAGATCAGCTAATCTAAACTCTGAACTTATAATTGTCTGTAAAGGAAATGTAGAGTTGGTTGAACATACAATGAGTGATATGTCAGCACGAGTGAAAAACTCATTGCCTATCGTACAGAATGAAGAATTATTTTTGGATAATTTACTTGTCGGATCTACATTTAAGCAAAGAGTCAAATTCTATACTGCTATTCCATTTGCGCGTTTATTTGACTTCTTGCTTTAG
- a CDS encoding MFS transporter, with protein sequence MNYVKHLMKDKRFLPAFWTQFWGAFNDNVFKNALIILITYKSFSISSFSSEQMVALCGGIFIVPFFVFSAFAGQIADKFSKNKLMFWIKCLEVVVMIFGSIGFLSENIYLLMMSLFLMGLQSTFFGPVKFSILPELINDDELIQGNALIEMGTFLSILIGTIVGGLIISIPDTGKMYVSITVIILALVGTFFSKKVQNLSPVNPELKLEIGFFRPTFNILKIGKKEKSVWLSILGISWFWFLGAVLLSIFPVYVKDVLSGTQEVVTLLLALFSIGVAIGSMLCEKLSKERLELGLVPVGSIGMSIFIIDLFFVGMLDSSGLNEVITVSKFISYAISYRIMFDILMFSIFSGLFIVPLYTLIQQRSDDSVRSRIIACNNIMNALFMVIGSLVLTYFYSLDYAIPTLFLIFGGINAIVSLYIYRILPEFLLRFCAMVLTRIIYRVQAKRLVNIPEEGAAILVCNHVSFVDWLVIAATIKRPVRFVMHYSFMKIPLVRLLFIGAKVIPIAGYRECNDTLNKAYDQISKALEDGELVCIFPEGKITKDGSLNEYKKGIENILDRNPVPVVPMVLKGLWGSFFSRKYGKAASRPLIILKTIKSRVCLDIGEVLDPNGLKASDLYTISCNMLDQSVASKDYD encoded by the coding sequence ATGAATTACGTAAAACATTTAATGAAAGATAAAAGGTTTTTGCCTGCTTTTTGGACTCAGTTTTGGGGTGCTTTTAATGATAATGTTTTTAAGAATGCACTCATAATTCTTATAACATATAAATCTTTTTCTATAAGTAGTTTTTCCTCTGAGCAGATGGTTGCACTTTGTGGAGGTATATTCATAGTTCCATTTTTTGTATTTTCAGCTTTCGCTGGACAAATTGCTGATAAGTTTTCAAAGAACAAGTTAATGTTTTGGATTAAATGTTTGGAAGTTGTTGTTATGATTTTTGGCAGCATTGGCTTTTTATCTGAAAATATTTACTTACTTATGATGTCACTTTTTCTAATGGGTCTTCAGTCGACATTTTTTGGACCTGTTAAATTTAGTATTCTTCCTGAGCTGATTAATGACGATGAACTTATACAAGGAAACGCCTTAATTGAAATGGGAACATTTCTATCTATTTTGATAGGTACTATTGTAGGTGGACTGATAATATCGATTCCAGATACTGGGAAAATGTACGTTTCAATTACGGTTATCATACTTGCTCTAGTGGGGACTTTTTTTTCTAAGAAAGTTCAAAATCTATCTCCAGTTAATCCAGAGTTAAAGTTAGAGATAGGATTTTTTAGACCTACTTTTAATATTTTAAAAATTGGGAAGAAAGAAAAATCTGTTTGGTTGTCAATATTAGGTATATCTTGGTTCTGGTTTCTCGGAGCCGTTTTGTTATCTATTTTTCCTGTCTATGTTAAAGATGTTTTAAGTGGTACTCAAGAAGTTGTTACGCTGTTACTCGCTCTATTTAGTATTGGTGTTGCAATTGGCAGCATGTTGTGTGAAAAACTAAGTAAAGAAAGATTGGAGCTTGGTCTAGTGCCTGTTGGTTCAATCGGTATGAGTATTTTTATAATAGATTTGTTTTTTGTTGGTATGCTTGACTCTTCTGGTTTGAATGAGGTTATTACTGTTTCGAAGTTTATTTCATATGCAATTTCTTATCGAATAATGTTTGATATATTGATGTTCTCTATCTTTAGTGGTTTGTTTATAGTTCCACTCTATACACTCATTCAACAAAGATCAGATGATAGTGTTAGATCGCGAATTATCGCGTGTAATAACATTATGAATGCATTATTTATGGTCATAGGGAGTCTTGTTTTAACTTACTTTTATTCACTTGATTATGCTATTCCTACCTTATTTCTTATTTTCGGAGGAATAAATGCAATTGTTTCTCTTTATATCTATAGAATCTTACCCGAATTCTTATTGCGTTTTTGCGCTATGGTTTTGACTAGAATCATTTATAGAGTTCAGGCAAAACGGTTAGTTAATATTCCTGAAGAAGGAGCAGCAATCTTGGTGTGTAATCATGTGAGTTTTGTTGATTGGTTAGTAATTGCGGCAACAATTAAAAGACCTGTTCGTTTTGTAATGCACTATAGTTTTATGAAGATTCCTCTTGTGAGACTTCTATTCATAGGTGCTAAAGTAATACCCATTGCTGGATATAGAGAATGTAATGATACTCTTAATAAAGCATATGATCAGATTAGTAAGGCCCTTGAGGATGGTGAGCTTGTATGTATATTCCCAGAAGGAAAAATTACAAAAGATGGCAGTTTAAATGAATATAAAAAAGGGATTGAAAATATTCTTGATAGAAATCCAGTACCAGTAGTACCAATGGTCTTAAAAGGATTATGGGGAAGTTTCTTTTCTCGAAAGTATGGTAAGGCCGCAAGTAGGCCATTAATAATTTTAAAAACTATTAAATCTAGAGTTTGTTTAGATATTGGTGAGGTCTTAGACCCAAACGGGCTAAAGGCTTCCGATCTTTATACAATCTCATGTAATATGTTAGATCAGAGTGTAGCAAGCAAAGATTATGATTAA
- a CDS encoding DUF805 domain-containing protein, whose amino-acid sequence MKYIQEETKIEVETTETSLKTSTSYFEKAGILNRKEFFIFLLKAYLSTVLLIAILHLTTSHDKGLAFLSTLPLMLYFFAFVVIIYMNAIKRIRDIRKSCKNEYVIICVLVITFLIPGSLIAIQILGCIIPSDFFKKSNVINKDN is encoded by the coding sequence ATGAAATACATACAAGAAGAAACAAAAATAGAAGTAGAAACAACAGAAACATCTCTAAAAACCAGCACCAGCTATTTTGAAAAGGCCGGAATACTGAACAGAAAAGAATTTTTTATTTTCTTATTAAAGGCTTACTTATCAACAGTACTACTTATAGCCATCTTACACCTAACAACAAGTCATGATAAGGGTTTAGCTTTCTTATCAACCCTCCCTCTAATGTTGTATTTCTTTGCATTCGTTGTAATTATCTACATGAATGCGATAAAAAGAATTAGAGACATTAGAAAATCTTGCAAAAATGAATATGTCATAATTTGTGTACTTGTAATAACTTTCTTAATACCTGGTTCCCTCATCGCTATTCAAATACTTGGATGCATTATTCCATCTGACTTCTTCAAAAAGTCAAATGTGATTAACAAAGATAATTAA